Proteins encoded in a region of the Mycolicibacterium chitae genome:
- a CDS encoding RND family transporter, producing MTDGSADAPSQAKRPGRRANGSTDPADTREYSERLATLARFTLRHKALVIGVWLGAAVVLALLFPQLETVVRQQSVDLIPRDAPSLQTVDRMSAAFGEEGSKTMVFVAMEDPTGLTPTARQRYGELVRRLQAEGDHVLLVQDLLADPITEAQAVSADRKAWYLPVGVTGTLGDPTAAESLNAVRDIAAEVFTGSTTTVQVTGPPATFSDMIASAEHDLLLISIATAGMIALILLIVYRSVFTALLPLLVIGLSLAVGRGVLSVLGELGMPVSQFTVAFMTAILLGAGTDYTVFLISRYHEQRRAEVPADQAIIHATASIGRVILASAATVALAFLAMVFARLSVFAALGPACAIAVLFGFLATVTLLPPVLSLAAKRGIGEPKPDRTRRYWNSVAVAVVRRPVPLLIVSLVILLALSAAATTIKISYDDRKGQPDTTASNQGYQLLDRHFRKDVVITEFLVVENPTDMRTGKGLADLDEMASRVSQIPGVTKVSGVTRPTGERLDQAELAWQNGQIGDKMAGAVAEGNSRKDDLAKLTGGADQLADGLAQLQGTVRTALTPLAGILTQAQSAGTQVNQFRPLLQQLSATAPAVDQAIQSGPGLRPLANQAQNAITQLDPLVGALNTSPWCATTPQCAQIRDQVKILVTLRDSGFFNQIADLGDRYDPATNATVGGTLANVQNAVASLDKAFGALGNPADLATNLRRLQDGIGQLASGAQALATGVRTLADSNIEMLSGMSQIATQLQNSARAAADSDSSSGFYLPANAFENRQFTDVAKQFLSSDGKTARFMIETSNDPYSVEAMDLANHITDIANTARPNTSLADATVSVAGFPAVNSDIQRFLWADFAQLAIATTIIVGVILVLLLRALLAPIYLLGTVLLNYLASLGIGVVVFQWVLGQEIAWPVPLLAFIILVAVGADYNMLLVSRLREESGTNIRVGVLRTVANTGAVITSAGVIFAASMFGLMVGSVAIMVQAGLIIGFGLLLDTFLVRTLTVPAIATLLREASWWPTKATAPRRGQTNAGGMKDAPHVLVQDR from the coding sequence GTGACCGACGGCAGTGCAGATGCCCCAAGCCAGGCCAAGCGGCCTGGTCGGCGCGCCAACGGATCCACCGACCCGGCCGACACTCGCGAGTACAGCGAACGGTTGGCGACCCTGGCCCGGTTCACCCTCCGACACAAAGCGCTCGTCATCGGGGTATGGCTAGGCGCCGCGGTGGTTCTCGCGCTGCTGTTCCCACAGCTGGAAACCGTGGTGCGCCAACAGTCGGTGGACCTCATTCCTCGCGACGCCCCGTCCTTGCAGACGGTTGACCGCATGAGCGCCGCGTTCGGCGAAGAAGGCTCGAAAACCATGGTGTTCGTCGCCATGGAAGACCCCACTGGCTTGACTCCAACTGCACGGCAGCGCTACGGCGAACTCGTGCGCCGGTTGCAGGCCGAGGGCGACCACGTCCTGCTGGTGCAGGACCTGCTGGCCGATCCGATTACCGAAGCTCAGGCAGTCAGCGCCGACCGCAAAGCCTGGTATCTGCCCGTCGGTGTCACCGGCACCCTCGGAGACCCCACGGCAGCCGAATCCTTGAACGCGGTGCGCGACATCGCCGCGGAGGTGTTCACCGGCTCGACCACGACCGTCCAAGTGACGGGACCACCGGCGACCTTCAGCGACATGATCGCCTCCGCCGAGCACGACCTGCTGCTGATCTCTATCGCTACCGCAGGCATGATCGCGCTGATCCTGCTGATCGTCTACCGGTCGGTTTTCACCGCGCTGTTGCCGCTCCTGGTAATCGGGTTGAGCCTGGCAGTCGGGCGCGGTGTGCTGTCTGTCCTCGGCGAGTTGGGCATGCCGGTCTCCCAGTTCACCGTCGCCTTCATGACGGCGATTCTGCTCGGCGCCGGAACCGACTACACGGTATTTCTGATCAGCCGGTACCACGAGCAGCGCCGCGCCGAAGTACCCGCCGATCAGGCCATCATCCACGCCACCGCCAGCATCGGGCGCGTCATCCTCGCCTCCGCCGCCACCGTCGCACTCGCGTTCCTGGCCATGGTCTTCGCGCGGCTCAGCGTCTTCGCCGCCCTGGGCCCCGCATGTGCCATCGCCGTGCTGTTCGGATTTCTGGCCACCGTCACCCTGCTGCCACCGGTGCTGTCGCTAGCCGCCAAACGCGGCATCGGTGAACCCAAACCCGATCGCACCCGCCGCTACTGGAACAGCGTCGCCGTCGCCGTGGTCCGCCGTCCCGTGCCACTACTCATCGTCAGCCTGGTCATCCTGCTCGCCCTATCGGCAGCCGCCACAACCATCAAAATCAGCTACGACGACCGCAAGGGACAACCAGACACCACAGCCAGCAACCAGGGCTACCAACTTCTCGACCGCCACTTCCGCAAAGACGTCGTCATCACCGAGTTCCTCGTCGTGGAAAACCCCACCGACATGCGGACCGGGAAAGGACTGGCCGATCTCGACGAGATGGCCTCCCGCGTCTCCCAAATCCCCGGCGTCACCAAAGTTTCCGGAGTCACCCGCCCCACCGGAGAGCGCCTCGACCAAGCAGAGCTGGCCTGGCAGAACGGCCAGATCGGCGACAAAATGGCCGGCGCGGTCGCCGAGGGCAACTCACGCAAAGACGACCTCGCCAAACTCACCGGCGGCGCCGACCAGCTCGCCGACGGCCTCGCCCAACTGCAGGGCACGGTGCGCACCGCCCTCACGCCACTGGCCGGAATCCTCACCCAAGCCCAATCCGCGGGAACTCAGGTCAACCAATTCCGGCCGCTGCTGCAACAGCTTTCCGCCACCGCGCCCGCCGTCGACCAAGCCATTCAATCCGGCCCAGGACTACGACCGCTGGCCAACCAAGCCCAAAACGCGATCACCCAGCTCGACCCACTCGTCGGCGCCCTCAACACCTCACCGTGGTGTGCCACCACCCCACAATGCGCCCAAATCCGCGACCAGGTGAAGATCCTGGTTACCTTGCGCGACAGCGGATTCTTCAACCAGATCGCCGACCTCGGCGACCGCTATGATCCCGCCACCAACGCCACCGTCGGTGGCACCCTCGCGAATGTCCAAAACGCGGTTGCCTCACTGGACAAGGCATTCGGAGCCCTCGGCAACCCCGCCGACCTGGCCACCAACCTCCGCCGACTGCAGGACGGAATCGGGCAGCTCGCCTCCGGCGCCCAAGCACTCGCCACCGGCGTCCGCACCCTCGCCGACAGCAACATCGAAATGCTGTCCGGCATGAGCCAGATCGCCACCCAACTACAGAACTCTGCGCGCGCAGCGGCTGACTCCGACTCCTCGAGCGGTTTCTACCTGCCCGCTAACGCATTCGAGAACCGACAGTTTACCGACGTCGCCAAACAGTTCCTCTCATCTGACGGCAAGACCGCGCGCTTCATGATCGAAACCAGCAACGACCCCTACAGCGTCGAAGCCATGGACCTCGCCAACCACATCACCGACATTGCCAACACCGCACGACCCAACACGTCACTCGCCGACGCCACCGTGTCCGTCGCCGGCTTCCCGGCTGTGAACTCCGATATCCAACGATTCCTGTGGGCGGATTTCGCACAATTGGCCATCGCCACCACGATCATCGTCGGCGTCATCCTGGTCCTGCTACTGCGCGCTCTCCTGGCACCGATCTACCTGTTAGGCACAGTTCTGCTCAACTACCTCGCCTCGCTGGGCATCGGCGTTGTGGTCTTCCAATGGGTACTGGGCCAAGAGATCGCCTGGCCCGTACCGCTGCTGGCGTTCATCATCCTCGTCGCCGTCGGCGCCGACTACAACATGCTGCTCGTCTCACGGCTCCGCGAAGAATCCGGGACCAACATCCGCGTCGGCGTCCTGCGCACCGTGGCAAACACCGGAGCCGTCATCACCTCCGCCGGGGTTATATTCGCCGCCAGCATGTTCGGCCTCATGGTCGGCTCAGTCGCCATCATGGTCCAAGCCGGCCTCATCATCGGCTTCGGACTGCTGCTCGACACCTTCCTCGTGCGCACCCTCACCGTGCCCGCCATCGCCACACTCCTACGCGAAGCCAGCTGGTGGCCCACTAAAGCAACAGCCCCGCGACGTGGTCAGACCAACGCAGGAGGCATGAAGGACGCACCTCACGTGCTGGTCCAGGATCGGTGA
- a CDS encoding TetR/AcrR family transcriptional regulator, with amino-acid sequence MSAEERHRNRRTRLIEAATELIGTRGVAAATVTAICAESGVTSRYFYQHFSGRDALLRAVYQQLYATFQEVIVDAIPDAGEPPEVLAYAPIRRLVSMIDDDPRLGRILFVESATEPLLRELRSELMAGFTDLVLREARLHLDIADSAVGVAHLASTLGVGGLFEVLRRRLDGELEFTTDELVQHCAGFLGSLGNYVLLQNTGQSATTEARPHR; translated from the coding sequence ATGTCCGCCGAGGAGCGTCACCGGAACCGGCGCACCCGTCTCATCGAGGCCGCAACGGAGTTGATCGGCACGCGCGGCGTTGCCGCCGCCACTGTGACTGCCATCTGCGCTGAATCGGGTGTCACGTCACGCTACTTCTACCAGCACTTCTCCGGCCGAGACGCACTCCTGCGGGCTGTCTACCAGCAGCTCTATGCCACCTTCCAGGAGGTGATAGTCGACGCGATCCCCGATGCCGGTGAGCCACCGGAGGTGCTCGCGTACGCGCCGATCCGCAGGCTGGTCAGCATGATCGACGACGACCCTCGGCTGGGTCGGATCCTGTTCGTGGAATCTGCAACCGAGCCGCTGCTCCGGGAGCTACGCAGCGAACTGATGGCCGGTTTCACCGACCTCGTCTTGCGCGAGGCCAGACTCCACCTCGACATCGCCGACTCCGCCGTGGGGGTTGCCCATTTGGCTTCGACCTTGGGCGTGGGAGGGCTATTCGAAGTCTTGCGCCGCCGACTCGACGGAGAACTGGAGTTCACCACCGATGAACTCGTTCAGCACTGCGCAGGTTTCCTGGGCAGCCTCGGCAATTACGTGCTGCTGCAGAACACGGGCCAGTCGGCCACGACCGAAGCCCGACCCCACAGGTAG